The Haloplanus sp. CK5-1 genome contains a region encoding:
- a CDS encoding sugar ABC transporter permease: MGEATPTSGVEASVEEPSIRDRIGDLLENETVLGYGSLSPVMLLFLFIAVFPIVWALAGSFFAINAFNPVWEWTGLSNYEHLFFEDGFYWTAVVKSVIFGFGSVAVQVILGIIFALILQRSFRGNALARAVVLLPYLVPVIVVGLVFQWMMNPNYGVINLLGIRFGIINEAINFLGNQDIAMYALIVAASWKWSIFVVMMSLARLEAIPSGYYDAARVNGANAWQRFRDITLPNLKGMIVLVVLLRGIWMFNKFDIIWIMTRGGPSQATTTLPVYAYRVAFNQWQLGESLAIASTLFLTLVVGAAIYFGKFNPEQEVRVE, encoded by the coding sequence ATGGGCGAAGCGACCCCGACGAGCGGGGTCGAAGCGTCCGTCGAGGAGCCGTCGATCCGCGACCGGATCGGTGACCTGCTGGAAAACGAGACGGTCCTCGGCTACGGGAGCCTCTCGCCGGTCATGCTCCTGTTCCTGTTCATCGCCGTCTTCCCCATCGTGTGGGCGCTCGCGGGGAGTTTCTTCGCCATCAACGCGTTCAATCCGGTGTGGGAGTGGACCGGCCTCTCGAACTACGAACACCTCTTCTTCGAGGACGGCTTCTACTGGACCGCGGTGGTCAAGTCGGTCATCTTCGGCTTCGGCTCGGTGGCCGTACAGGTCATCCTCGGCATCATCTTCGCGCTCATCCTCCAGCGGTCGTTCCGGGGGAACGCCCTCGCGAGGGCCGTCGTGTTGCTCCCCTACCTCGTCCCGGTTATCGTCGTCGGCCTCGTGTTCCAGTGGATGATGAACCCGAACTACGGCGTCATCAACCTGCTCGGAATCCGCTTCGGGATCATCAACGAGGCGATCAACTTCCTCGGCAACCAGGACATCGCGATGTACGCGCTCATCGTCGCGGCGAGTTGGAAGTGGTCCATCTTCGTCGTGATGATGTCGCTCGCGCGTCTGGAAGCGATTCCCTCGGGCTACTACGACGCCGCGCGGGTCAACGGGGCCAACGCGTGGCAGCGCTTCCGTGACATCACGCTCCCGAACCTCAAGGGCATGATCGTCCTCGTGGTGTTGCTCCGCGGGATCTGGATGTTCAACAAGTTCGACATCATCTGGATCATGACGCGAGGTGGGCCGAGTCAAGCGACGACGACGCTTCCGGTGTACGCGTACCGGGTGGCGTTCAACCAGTGGCAACTCGGGGAGTCGCTGGCCATCGCGTCGACGCTGTTCCTGACGCTCGTCGTCGGGGCAGCCATCTACTTCGGTAAGTTCAACCCCGAACAGGAGGTTCGTGTCGAATGA
- a CDS encoding FAD:protein FMN transferase: MRELDRRSFLSTAVGGAAGAGVLGRTLLVRGEVTEVRSTRLMMGSLVTVTAVTRDPDRAELGVERAFAEMSRLESVFTRHDADGEVARLNEAGVLADPSPELVALLRRCRRIYDRTDGAFDPTVLPVLSAYESGDDTPRDARRRVEDASFDVIDISESTLRAPTPVTLDGVAKGAVVDAGVAVLRDWVDAGLVEAGGDVRAFGGSDSASRWRVGVEDPHGDGLAATLRLDGGGVATSGSYRIYYDEDRTHHHILTPGTGRSPTEDASVTVVAPDAETADAYSTAAFVMDDDRASSFVAARDGLSALFLTRDGGRRATDGWVDLRATD, from the coding sequence ATGCGTGAACTCGACCGCCGGTCGTTCCTGTCGACGGCCGTCGGGGGAGCCGCCGGTGCCGGGGTTCTCGGGCGGACGCTGCTCGTCCGTGGGGAGGTCACCGAGGTCCGAAGCACTCGCCTCATGATGGGGTCGCTCGTGACCGTCACTGCGGTGACGCGGGACCCCGATCGAGCCGAACTCGGCGTCGAACGCGCGTTCGCGGAGATGTCCCGTCTGGAGTCGGTGTTCACGCGCCACGACGCCGACGGGGAGGTGGCGCGCCTGAACGAGGCTGGCGTTCTCGCCGACCCGTCGCCCGAACTGGTCGCGCTCCTCCGTCGGTGTCGGCGGATCTACGACCGTACCGACGGCGCGTTCGACCCGACGGTCCTCCCCGTACTGTCGGCCTACGAATCCGGAGACGATACCCCACGGGACGCCCGTCGGCGCGTCGAGGACGCGTCCTTCGACGTGATCGACATATCCGAATCGACGCTCCGGGCACCGACGCCCGTCACCCTCGACGGTGTCGCGAAGGGTGCCGTGGTCGACGCCGGCGTCGCCGTCCTCCGTGATTGGGTCGACGCCGGCCTCGTCGAGGCCGGCGGCGACGTTCGGGCCTTCGGCGGGTCCGACTCGGCGTCGCGCTGGCGCGTCGGCGTCGAGGACCCCCACGGCGACGGTCTCGCCGCGACCCTCCGTCTCGACGGCGGCGGCGTCGCCACCTCCGGCAGCTACCGGATCTACTACGACGAGGACCGCACCCACCACCACATCCTCACGCCCGGGACCGGGCGGTCGCCCACCGAGGACGCGAGCGTCACGGTCGTCGCGCCGGACGCGGAGACGGCCGACGCCTACTCCACGGCCGCGTTCGTGATGGACGACGACCGAGCGTCGTCGTTCGTCGCCGCCCGCGACGGACTCTCGGCGCTGTTCCTGACGCGCGACGGTGGCCGACGCGCCACGGACGGCTGGGTCGACCTCCGGGCGACGGACTGA
- a CDS encoding ABC transporter ATP-binding protein, with protein sequence MSEIRIENLRKVYDVPGGEEVAVEGSTLTVPDGDFLTLLGPSGCGKSTTLRCIAGLENQTDGEIYYDEDEVSDRLAQERDISMVFQSIALYPHMKCIDNIAYPLKVRGVPKEERYERAREVAGTLEVEGLVEKYPAELSGGQRQRIAIARAIVREPRAFLMDEPMTGLDEKLKVRMRKELKRVVDETEQTVIYVTHSQEEAMMLSDWIAVMSDGEIEQYGTPNEVYQEPNNRFVASFVGMPEMNMWQGETDGSTVTVDLGDQTVELDVRDTADDAERKEKSNIGERSSDDVEIGFRPQALSVVSEGEGDFDAELDLVEPMGEHSLCYVESPIGEIRIVEDSTAGLSEGSVVGVDLDSHEGYVFDMDTGSTIARTGSTPSGSAGVSGQAATDD encoded by the coding sequence GTGTCTGAGATACGAATCGAGAACCTTCGGAAAGTCTACGACGTACCGGGCGGCGAAGAGGTCGCAGTGGAAGGGTCGACACTAACGGTGCCGGACGGTGACTTCCTGACCCTGCTCGGCCCCTCCGGGTGCGGGAAGAGCACGACGCTTCGCTGCATCGCCGGCCTCGAGAACCAGACCGACGGAGAGATCTACTACGACGAGGACGAGGTCTCCGACCGACTGGCCCAGGAGCGCGACATCAGCATGGTGTTCCAGTCGATCGCGCTCTACCCGCACATGAAGTGCATCGACAACATCGCCTATCCGCTGAAGGTGCGGGGCGTGCCCAAGGAGGAGCGCTACGAGCGCGCTCGCGAAGTGGCCGGGACGCTGGAAGTCGAAGGACTCGTCGAGAAGTACCCCGCCGAACTCTCCGGTGGCCAGCGCCAGCGGATCGCCATCGCCCGCGCCATCGTCCGGGAACCGCGCGCGTTCCTGATGGACGAGCCGATGACCGGTCTCGACGAGAAACTGAAGGTGCGGATGCGCAAGGAACTCAAGCGCGTCGTCGACGAGACAGAACAGACGGTCATCTACGTCACCCACAGCCAGGAGGAGGCGATGATGCTCTCCGACTGGATCGCGGTGATGAGCGACGGCGAGATCGAACAGTACGGCACGCCGAACGAGGTGTACCAGGAACCGAACAACCGGTTCGTCGCCTCCTTCGTCGGGATGCCCGAGATGAACATGTGGCAGGGGGAGACCGACGGCTCGACCGTCACCGTCGACCTGGGCGACCAGACGGTCGAACTCGACGTCCGCGACACCGCGGACGACGCCGAGCGCAAGGAGAAATCCAACATCGGGGAACGGAGTTCCGACGACGTCGAGATCGGGTTCCGACCCCAGGCACTCAGCGTCGTTTCCGAAGGCGAGGGTGACTTCGACGCCGAACTCGACCTCGTCGAACCGATGGGCGAACACAGCCTCTGTTATGTCGAGTCGCCCATCGGCGAGATCCGCATCGTCGAAGACTCGACCGCCGGCCTGTCCGAGGGCTCGGTCGTCGGCGTCGACCTCGACAGCCACGAAGGGTACGTCTTCGACATGGACACCGGGTCGACCATCGCGCGGACCGGGTCGACGCCGTCCGGGTCGGCCGGCGTCTCCGGACAGGCAGCGACCGACGACTGA
- a CDS encoding NADPH:quinone reductase, whose amino-acid sequence MKAIRYHEHGDTDVLTVDDVPTPEPGPGELLVRVRAASVNPIDTYVRDGAVSPADGLPHVGGSDMAGVVEAAGDGVDGMAVGDRVFATGLGLFEDGTYAEYVVAPAESLAPLPESVSFDEGAAAAMAFATAWRGLVYRGDLSVGDACLVQGGRGGVGHAAVQIAAHAGARVVATASTDHSFLRDLGADAVVDYAADDAADRVREAAGGEVDVVLETHAAANVETDLDLLARGGSVVILGEEEPIRIDPGASMTGKIADADLRFMSIMASRDDQVPILERVGPLLADGTFTVEIEAAYPLAEAAEAQRHVLSSGSRGKVVLDIDAE is encoded by the coding sequence ATGAAAGCAATTCGATACCACGAACACGGTGACACAGACGTACTGACGGTCGACGACGTCCCGACGCCGGAACCGGGACCGGGCGAACTCCTCGTCCGGGTCCGCGCGGCGAGCGTCAACCCGATCGACACCTACGTGCGGGACGGCGCGGTGAGCCCCGCAGACGGCCTCCCACACGTCGGGGGGTCGGATATGGCCGGCGTCGTCGAAGCCGCCGGCGACGGCGTCGACGGGATGGCGGTCGGGGACCGGGTGTTCGCCACCGGTCTCGGCCTGTTCGAGGACGGGACGTACGCCGAGTACGTCGTCGCGCCGGCCGAGTCGCTGGCACCGCTCCCGGAGTCGGTGTCGTTCGACGAGGGGGCCGCCGCCGCCATGGCCTTCGCGACGGCGTGGCGGGGCCTCGTCTACCGGGGCGACCTCTCGGTGGGCGACGCCTGCCTGGTGCAGGGTGGCCGCGGGGGCGTCGGCCACGCGGCGGTCCAGATCGCGGCCCACGCGGGGGCACGGGTGGTCGCGACGGCGAGCACCGACCACTCGTTCCTCCGGGACCTCGGTGCGGACGCGGTCGTCGACTACGCGGCCGACGACGCCGCCGACCGGGTCCGCGAGGCCGCCGGCGGGGAGGTGGATGTGGTACTCGAGACCCACGCCGCGGCCAACGTCGAGACGGACCTCGATCTCCTGGCTCGCGGCGGGAGCGTGGTCATCCTCGGCGAGGAGGAGCCGATCCGGATCGACCCCGGGGCGTCGATGACAGGCAAGATCGCCGACGCCGACCTGCGGTTCATGTCGATCATGGCCTCGCGCGACGATCAAGTGCCGATCCTCGAACGCGTCGGTCCCTTGCTGGCCGACGGCACGTTCACGGTCGAAATCGAGGCCGCGTACCCGCTGGCGGAGGCGGCCGAGGCACAGCGCCACGTGCTGTCGAGTGGCTCCCGTGGGAAGGTCGTCCTCGATATCGACGCAGAGTAG
- a CDS encoding dipeptide epimerase has protein sequence MKAEFERLTLPIDGAFTISRGSMTEVETVVVRVSDEAGRTGVGAAAPDTHYGETADTVCAVLPDLLDAVEAVDDPLALGEVERRLRAVVRENPAARAAVSVAVHDLATRRLGVPLYRHFGLDPDRAPPTSYTVAIDDPETMADHAADAVDAGYSILKVKLGTDRDRELVEAIRGAAPDATIRVDANEAWTPHEAVEKSEWLADLGVEFVEQPVPAEHPAGLKRVHERSALPVAADESCRVLADVPAVADRVDIANLKLMKCGGVREAIRMVHAARAHGLEVMLGCMVESTASIAASIHLAPLVDYVDLDGALLLAEDAYEGPTYDGGRATIPDRPGTGVRSR, from the coding sequence ATGAAGGCCGAATTCGAGCGTCTGACCCTCCCCATCGACGGCGCGTTCACCATCTCGCGCGGGTCGATGACGGAGGTGGAGACGGTGGTCGTCCGCGTCAGCGACGAGGCGGGACGAACGGGTGTGGGTGCCGCCGCGCCCGACACACACTACGGCGAGACGGCCGACACCGTGTGTGCGGTGCTTCCCGACCTCCTCGACGCGGTCGAGGCGGTGGACGACCCCCTCGCACTCGGCGAGGTCGAGCGCCGACTCCGCGCCGTCGTCCGTGAGAACCCGGCCGCCCGTGCCGCCGTAAGCGTCGCGGTCCACGACCTGGCGACCCGTCGTCTCGGCGTCCCACTCTACCGTCACTTCGGCCTCGACCCCGACCGCGCGCCACCCACCTCCTACACGGTCGCCATCGACGACCCCGAGACGATGGCGGACCACGCCGCGGACGCCGTCGACGCGGGCTACTCGATCCTGAAGGTGAAACTCGGCACCGACCGCGACCGGGAACTGGTCGAGGCGATCCGGGGGGCCGCCCCCGACGCGACGATTCGCGTCGACGCCAACGAGGCGTGGACGCCCCACGAGGCCGTCGAGAAGAGCGAGTGGCTGGCCGACCTCGGCGTCGAGTTCGTCGAGCAACCCGTCCCGGCGGAGCATCCCGCAGGGTTGAAGCGGGTCCACGAACGCAGCGCCCTCCCGGTCGCCGCCGACGAATCCTGCCGCGTCCTCGCGGACGTCCCCGCGGTGGCCGACCGGGTCGACATCGCGAACCTGAAACTGATGAAGTGTGGCGGCGTCCGCGAGGCGATCCGGATGGTCCACGCCGCCCGCGCACACGGGCTGGAGGTGATGCTCGGCTGTATGGTCGAGTCGACCGCCTCCATCGCGGCGTCGATCCACCTCGCGCCGCTGGTCGACTACGTCGACCTCGACGGCGCACTGCTCCTCGCCGAGGACGCCTACGAGGGGCCGACCTACGACGGCGGGCGCGCGACGATTCCGGATCGTCCGGGGACGGGCGTCCGGTCGCGCTGA
- a CDS encoding DUF1611 domain-containing protein: MTTTLDPDDTVAVLAHDRFPDRAKTAVGVIRYADYDVTAVIDRAHAGESVADHLPDAPDAPIVGSMADAPDVDALLIGIAPIGGGFDDSWRPDVRAAIEAGCDVVGGLHYFLADDDEFAALAADHGVDLVDVRRPPEDLTVSEGRAGDVDSEVILTVGTDCSTGKMTTTLELVAAARERGIDAGFVPTGQTGIMIAGWGIPVDRVISDFAAGAVERMILNAAPDHDVLFVEGQGTIVHPAYSGVTCSLLHGAIPDSLVLTHSAGRETIHGYEEFAIQPIGTYVDLYEDLAAPVASAEVAAGALDTRSVDGDDAARDAVESYADAVGAPATDPIRFDADEILDGLL; encoded by the coding sequence ATGACGACGACGCTCGACCCCGACGACACGGTCGCCGTCCTCGCCCACGACCGATTCCCCGATCGCGCGAAGACTGCGGTCGGCGTCATCCGGTACGCCGACTACGACGTGACTGCGGTGATCGACCGTGCCCACGCCGGCGAGTCGGTCGCCGACCACCTCCCGGACGCCCCGGACGCCCCGATCGTCGGGAGCATGGCCGACGCCCCGGACGTGGACGCCCTACTGATCGGTATCGCACCCATCGGCGGCGGTTTCGACGACTCCTGGCGACCCGACGTGCGGGCCGCCATCGAGGCAGGGTGTGACGTGGTCGGCGGTCTGCACTACTTCCTCGCCGACGACGACGAGTTCGCGGCGCTCGCGGCCGACCACGGCGTCGACCTGGTCGACGTACGACGCCCGCCCGAGGACCTCACGGTGAGCGAGGGGCGGGCGGGTGACGTGGACAGCGAGGTGATACTGACCGTCGGCACCGACTGCTCGACGGGCAAGATGACGACGACGCTCGAACTCGTCGCCGCGGCCCGCGAGCGAGGGATCGACGCCGGGTTCGTCCCCACCGGGCAGACGGGGATCATGATCGCCGGGTGGGGGATCCCCGTCGATCGGGTGATCTCCGACTTCGCGGCGGGGGCCGTCGAGCGGATGATCCTTAACGCCGCCCCCGACCACGACGTCCTCTTCGTCGAGGGACAGGGGACGATAGTCCACCCAGCCTACTCCGGGGTCACCTGTAGCCTGCTCCACGGCGCGATACCCGACTCGCTGGTGTTGACCCACAGCGCCGGACGGGAGACGATCCACGGCTACGAGGAGTTCGCAATCCAGCCGATCGGAACCTACGTCGATCTCTACGAGGACCTCGCAGCGCCGGTCGCCTCCGCGGAGGTGGCCGCCGGTGCTCTCGACACACGGTCGGTCGACGGCGACGACGCGGCGCGGGATGCGGTCGAGTCGTACGCCGACGCCGTCGGCGCACCGGCGACCGACCCGATCCGATTCGACGCCGACGAGATCTTGGACGGCCTGCTATGA
- a CDS encoding carbohydrate ABC transporter permease, with product MSYSTSKSPIERIIDYYVRNVPHATQRRLSTWVFRFLVGATVIVIGFPTYVMLKSSIQPELELFSNTFLFVPRNPTLENFAGLFTETAFARFYLNSIIAALGTMVISVVSATLAGYSLTRFTFPGKKRLAQSVLFSYMFPPLLLALPMFMIWRDLNLLNSYPGIILAHSAHALPFDIWLMWKFFQTVPISYEESAWIYGASRLRAMRDVAIPMALPGIIAVSIFSFAISWSDFTFANLLLTQESMKTLPIGMLGFIEQQAVNWGLIMSASVMMALPAFLLVYFLQSYLLRGFSVGGLG from the coding sequence ATGAGCTACAGCACATCCAAATCACCGATCGAGCGCATCATCGACTACTACGTCCGGAACGTCCCCCACGCCACGCAGCGCCGACTGAGCACGTGGGTGTTCCGGTTCCTCGTCGGGGCGACGGTCATCGTCATCGGCTTCCCGACGTACGTCATGCTGAAGTCGTCGATCCAGCCCGAACTCGAACTGTTCTCGAACACGTTCCTGTTCGTGCCGCGGAACCCGACACTGGAGAACTTCGCGGGGCTGTTCACCGAGACGGCCTTTGCCCGCTTCTACCTGAACAGCATCATCGCCGCACTGGGAACGATGGTGATCAGCGTCGTCTCCGCGACGCTCGCGGGCTACTCGCTGACCCGGTTTACGTTCCCCGGCAAGAAACGCCTCGCGCAGTCGGTGCTGTTCTCCTACATGTTCCCGCCGCTCCTGCTCGCGTTGCCGATGTTCATGATCTGGCGGGATCTGAACCTACTGAACAGCTACCCCGGCATCATCCTGGCACACAGCGCCCACGCGCTTCCCTTCGACATCTGGCTGATGTGGAAGTTCTTCCAGACGGTGCCGATCAGTTACGAGGAGAGCGCGTGGATCTACGGCGCGAGTCGCCTGCGTGCGATGCGCGACGTAGCCATCCCGATGGCGCTGCCCGGCATCATCGCGGTGTCCATCTTCTCCTTTGCCATCTCGTGGAGCGACTTCACGTTCGCGAACCTCCTGCTCACACAGGAGTCGATGAAGACACTCCCCATCGGGATGCTGGGGTTCATCGAACAGCAGGCGGTCAACTGGGGGCTCATCATGAGCGCCTCGGTGATGATGGCGTTGCCCGCCTTCCTGCTGGTGTACTTCCTGCAGAGTTACCTGCTTCGCGGGTTCAGCGTGGGTGGTCTCGGATGA
- a CDS encoding SRPBCC family protein — MAVYQRRTRVDASLDAVWDFHSRASGLEALTPGWMNLEVESVTGPDGEPDPEILETGSRIEASLRPLGVGPRQRWTSVITDRGRDDGSAFFRDEMEGGLFPQWEHTHRFFADGSATVVDDRVVYDLPLGPLGDAAGPLARVGFEPMFRFRHRRTRELLAGES; from the coding sequence ATGGCTGTGTACCAGCGCCGAACGCGCGTCGACGCGTCGCTCGATGCCGTCTGGGACTTCCACTCCCGTGCGAGCGGACTGGAGGCCCTGACACCCGGGTGGATGAACCTCGAAGTCGAGTCGGTCACCGGCCCCGACGGCGAACCGGACCCGGAGATACTGGAGACCGGGTCGCGCATCGAGGCGTCGCTCCGGCCACTCGGCGTCGGCCCGCGACAGCGCTGGACCTCCGTCATCACCGACCGTGGCCGGGACGACGGGTCGGCCTTTTTCCGCGACGAGATGGAGGGCGGCCTCTTCCCGCAGTGGGAACACACGCATCGCTTTTTCGCCGACGGCTCCGCGACCGTCGTCGACGACCGGGTCGTCTACGACCTGCCGCTCGGCCCCCTCGGCGACGCCGCCGGACCGCTCGCTCGCGTCGGCTTCGAACCGATGTTTCGGTTCCGTCACCGGCGGACGCGGGAACTGCTCGCCGGCGAGTCGTAA
- a CDS encoding substrate-binding domain-containing protein, with product MDETRRRFLKRSGVATIAATTLAGCSGGGGGGGGGGGGGGGTPAGEQRTIEGDKGEVHFLSAENSSAFKQYYQKWAERFSEETGYGVRLEFVGVGSSQSARISRLLQAGNPPELTTTAPEKGGGLALQGVLADLSEQANWMEDLYGYDFNEDFLFSLQGNQYVVPIWVNMTMDWYRVSTWDEEAGMTPREPTWDEYLEGVQAVDGVGERSGTTVPAGQTLMATEYYIDHMFQNGGQIFERNGDTVEIVMDQGENRERTREVLEYIDQLNDVSVDGSGYGYGPQIESYWSEQSNTVKYFGARPLQQAVANNEAVAEDTGLMHPPSQAEQTHQAFSEGWVMFEASDNKEGARRFVEFMSRPEPLYELLHIAPLHNLPPFPAAVDDEEFLDNEFIDTWVRPNDHIRIEDVVKMVETAKTLVGETDPNNALASPVFSESTFGNMLFNYLHGDMSIDEAIDEAGSRSREIMANFEQ from the coding sequence ATGGACGAAACTAGGCGCCGATTCCTCAAGCGATCAGGCGTAGCGACGATAGCAGCAACGACACTGGCGGGTTGTTCCGGCGGTGGCGGCGGCGGCGGTGGCGGCGGCGGTGGCGGCGGCGGGACGCCAGCGGGCGAACAGCGGACGATCGAGGGCGACAAGGGCGAAGTGCACTTCCTCTCGGCCGAGAACAGTTCGGCTTTCAAGCAGTACTACCAGAAGTGGGCCGAGCGGTTCAGCGAGGAGACGGGCTACGGCGTCAGACTGGAGTTCGTCGGCGTCGGGTCGAGCCAGTCGGCTCGGATCTCCCGGCTCCTGCAGGCGGGCAACCCGCCGGAACTGACGACGACCGCCCCGGAGAAAGGGGGCGGGCTCGCGCTACAGGGCGTCCTCGCGGACCTGAGCGAGCAGGCGAACTGGATGGAGGACCTCTACGGCTACGACTTCAACGAAGACTTCCTCTTCTCGCTGCAGGGGAACCAGTACGTCGTCCCCATCTGGGTCAACATGACGATGGACTGGTACCGAGTGAGTACGTGGGACGAGGAAGCCGGGATGACGCCACGGGAACCCACGTGGGACGAGTACCTCGAAGGCGTGCAGGCGGTCGATGGGGTTGGTGAACGCAGCGGAACCACCGTTCCGGCCGGACAGACCCTGATGGCCACGGAGTACTACATCGACCACATGTTCCAGAACGGCGGGCAGATCTTCGAGCGAAACGGGGACACCGTCGAAATCGTCATGGACCAAGGTGAGAACCGCGAACGCACCCGGGAGGTCCTGGAGTACATCGACCAACTCAACGACGTCTCCGTCGACGGGTCGGGCTACGGCTACGGGCCACAGATCGAGTCGTACTGGTCCGAGCAGTCGAACACGGTGAAGTACTTCGGGGCGCGACCGCTCCAACAGGCGGTGGCGAACAACGAGGCCGTCGCCGAGGACACCGGCCTCATGCACCCGCCGTCGCAGGCGGAGCAGACCCACCAAGCCTTCTCCGAGGGGTGGGTTATGTTCGAGGCCTCCGACAACAAGGAGGGAGCCCGGAGGTTCGTCGAGTTCATGTCCCGACCCGAACCGCTGTACGAACTCCTCCACATCGCACCGCTACACAACCTGCCGCCGTTCCCGGCGGCCGTCGACGACGAGGAGTTCCTCGACAACGAGTTCATCGACACGTGGGTGCGGCCGAACGACCACATCCGCATCGAGGACGTGGTGAAGATGGTCGAGACGGCGAAGACGCTGGTCGGGGAGACCGACCCCAACAACGCGCTGGCGTCGCCCGTGTTCTCGGAGTCGACGTTCGGGAACATGCTGTTCAACTACCTCCACGGCGACATGAGCATCGACGAAGCCATCGACGAAGCGGGGTCCCGCTCGCGGGAGATCATGGCGAACTTCGAACAGTGA